Proteins from a single region of Psychrobacter cryohalolentis K5:
- a CDS encoding TerD family protein, translating into MAVSLQKGQKISLSKEAGGELTQVKLGLGWDVAQGPQDKKGGFLGKLFGGGSGGDSIDLDASCIMFDSNKQPVDAIWFSQLKSKDGSIVHTGDNRTGDGDGDDEVINVDLSKVPANVVSLVFTVNSFTGQTFETVENAFCRIVNANNNTEVARYNLSSQGTHTAMIMAKVYRHNNEWKMHAIGETATGRTFHDLMPAITPHA; encoded by the coding sequence ATGGCAGTTAGTTTACAAAAGGGTCAAAAAATCTCCCTAAGCAAAGAAGCGGGTGGCGAGCTTACTCAAGTAAAATTGGGTTTAGGCTGGGACGTTGCCCAAGGTCCACAAGATAAAAAAGGTGGATTCTTAGGTAAATTATTCGGTGGTGGTAGTGGCGGCGATTCTATCGATTTAGATGCATCATGCATTATGTTCGATAGCAACAAACAGCCAGTTGATGCCATTTGGTTTAGCCAATTAAAATCTAAAGACGGCAGTATCGTGCATACTGGTGATAACCGCACTGGTGACGGCGATGGTGATGATGAAGTAATCAATGTTGATTTATCAAAAGTTCCAGCTAACGTAGTATCCTTGGTATTTACCGTCAACAGCTTTACTGGTCAGACGTTTGAGACAGTAGAAAATGCGTTTTGCCGTATCGTCAATGCCAATAACAATACTGAAGTAGCACGCTATAATCTGTCCTCACAAGGTACGCATACGGCGATGATTATGGCAAAAGTTTATCGTCATAATAATGAGTGGAAGATGCATGCCATCGGTGAAACGGCGACTGGTCGCACTTTCCATGACTTAATGCCTGCTATCACCCCGCATGCTTAA
- a CDS encoding LytR/AlgR family response regulator transcription factor — translation MNVYVVEDEVLARQELIYLLKDTGKINVVGEADDIHQALWDINEKQPDAVFLDIELEGGNGLELAKQFSNMKKPPMVVFVTAYDEYALNAFKLDAIDYIVKPIDRGRLIKAVEKLIKLGSVPNSENLVKPLPLPSTHNDKKHSITVKQADRIIIINTKDILYIGTENRQAYIQTLEKKYPTDTLLYKMMDKLGDNFIQVHRGYIVNTKQIAALEPWFNRTYLIILKDGSKIAVSRSYVKAVKQVLGL, via the coding sequence ATGAATGTTTATGTTGTTGAAGACGAAGTGTTAGCTAGACAAGAGTTGATTTATCTTTTGAAAGACACAGGAAAAATTAACGTAGTTGGTGAAGCAGATGACATACATCAAGCTTTATGGGATATTAATGAAAAGCAGCCAGACGCAGTGTTCTTAGATATAGAGCTTGAAGGTGGCAATGGTCTTGAGCTGGCCAAGCAGTTTAGTAATATGAAGAAACCGCCTATGGTTGTGTTCGTCACTGCTTATGATGAATATGCGTTGAACGCTTTTAAATTAGATGCGATAGATTACATAGTCAAACCAATTGATAGAGGCAGGCTGATAAAAGCAGTAGAGAAATTAATAAAATTGGGTAGCGTGCCGAATTCAGAAAATCTCGTTAAACCTCTGCCTTTACCTTCAACCCATAATGACAAAAAGCATAGTATTACTGTAAAGCAAGCAGATCGAATCATAATTATTAATACTAAAGATATTTTATATATCGGTACTGAGAATCGGCAAGCTTATATTCAAACATTAGAGAAAAAATACCCAACAGATACTTTGCTTTATAAGATGATGGATAAGCTCGGAGATAATTTTATTCAAGTACATAGAGGTTATATTGTAAATACCAAACAGATAGCGGCCTTAGAACCTTGGTTCAATCGAACCTATTTGATTATATTAAAAGATGGTTCTAAAATTGCAGTAAGTCGCTCTTATGTCAAAGCAGTCAAACAAGTGCTTGGATTGTAA
- a CDS encoding YfcC family protein, whose translation MSDNEIDNVELVSRQKKKFEMPHIYVILFVFSAIAAILTHFVPSGKYDRVLGPEGRTTIDATSYHLIEQTPVGVTDFLTAVPRGLIDAGEVVFFTFIIGGMFMVLRRTGIIEVAVDKLARKFANNGLLLIAVLTTTFAFIATLIGTPELSLVYIPVIMPLIIALGYDSITAAAIALCGTGAGFSAGVLNPINTGLGQKLSGLPVFSGMGLRSIVFVLAVTTVIFFVIRYAKKVKNNPSKSYVYEEDSEKRIEFNQIVGGTALTMSPRQKLAAYAMLILSAVLVYGVLKQGWFMVEMSGLFVIMGIVVGMIAGLKLTEICDGFNQGFKDVLMGAFIVGLARAVAVVLEDGNVMDTLVHSLGLLVGDLPPELAAVGMYFVQTAINFVISSGSGQALVTMPIMAPLADLVGVTRQTAVLAYQLGDGFTHVLFPTSGYFMAALVIAGVPYQKWLRFFLPIFAVWAMIAIGSLIVAQLIGWS comes from the coding sequence ATGTCAGACAATGAAATTGATAATGTAGAGTTAGTAAGCAGGCAGAAAAAAAAATTCGAGATGCCGCATATTTATGTCATCTTATTTGTGTTTAGTGCCATTGCAGCTATCCTTACACACTTTGTACCTTCCGGTAAATATGATCGTGTCCTTGGGCCAGAAGGTAGAACCACCATTGATGCCACGTCCTACCATCTCATAGAACAAACTCCAGTTGGCGTCACCGATTTTTTAACTGCTGTGCCTAGAGGTCTTATCGATGCAGGTGAAGTTGTGTTCTTCACATTCATTATCGGTGGTATGTTCATGGTACTCAGAAGAACAGGAATTATCGAAGTAGCTGTTGATAAATTAGCACGAAAATTTGCAAATAACGGCTTACTATTAATAGCAGTATTGACAACAACCTTTGCTTTTATTGCCACACTAATTGGTACACCGGAATTATCATTAGTTTACATCCCAGTCATTATGCCCTTAATCATTGCCTTAGGATATGACTCGATAACGGCTGCTGCCATTGCCTTATGTGGGACCGGGGCTGGTTTTAGTGCTGGTGTACTTAATCCAATTAATACGGGGCTGGGACAAAAATTATCCGGACTACCAGTATTCTCAGGAATGGGCTTACGTTCAATCGTATTTGTTCTAGCAGTTACTACCGTTATTTTCTTTGTTATAAGATATGCAAAGAAAGTTAAGAACAATCCATCCAAAAGTTATGTCTATGAAGAGGACAGTGAAAAGAGAATAGAGTTTAATCAAATTGTCGGCGGTACTGCTCTTACTATGTCACCTCGTCAAAAGCTAGCTGCCTATGCAATGCTTATTCTATCTGCAGTACTAGTATACGGAGTACTTAAGCAAGGCTGGTTCATGGTAGAGATGTCCGGACTATTTGTCATCATGGGCATTGTAGTTGGAATGATAGCGGGTCTTAAGCTTACTGAGATATGCGATGGGTTTAACCAAGGCTTTAAAGATGTATTGATGGGAGCGTTTATCGTCGGTTTAGCTCGTGCAGTTGCTGTAGTCTTAGAAGATGGCAACGTCATGGACACACTTGTACACTCTTTAGGGCTACTAGTTGGAGACCTACCTCCTGAATTGGCAGCTGTTGGCATGTACTTTGTTCAAACAGCAATCAACTTCGTGATCTCTTCTGGTAGTGGACAGGCTCTTGTTACGATGCCTATCATGGCACCACTCGCTGATCTCGTTGGAGTAACCAGACAAACCGCCGTTCTAGCCTATCAACTTGGCGATGGCTTTACCCATGTTCTTTTCCCTACCAGTGGTTATTTTATGGCAGCACTAGTTATTGCTGGGGTACCCTATCAAAAATGGTTACGCTTTTTCTTACCTATTTTTGCAGTTTGGGCTATGATTGCCATTGGCTCGCTAATCGTTGCGCAACTGATTGGGTGGTCGTAA
- a CDS encoding LytS/YhcK type 5TM receptor domain-containing protein: MWEILSQMLSRMSIIITIAYLITRLPIFRKMISQRVGIGGLFVLIIIFGMFGVIGNYTALVVEPGNQKVISNIWNPTLQSNNAVADTRNIGIIIGGFFGGPIVGIGASVIAGAHRLLMGGFISGATFWVSILGGCFAGWFGYKWRGMGLIKPRYMFLTSIIILTIQILAIPVLTTDHTTALKLIAFTGPPIIIINSVGIWICAMIFYNVVVEEDRTRASQTVKTFSIADQTFSLFRSGLNENSAKKSTKIIKKLTAVEHVAITRGIRELAYTGTLNNQKRNEEEDLASRKLALSTGKSVLNEPKSKWLFSKKSNSRASVVVPFCVQNKTIGTITFYYASSLHITVVEKELIEGLGKLFSNQLELGEIERHNQLLQNAKIEALQSQIQPHFLFNALNTIVALCRIDPMLARDLLLHLSTYLRNNLSGIADFLVPVYKEMENVQAYLAIEQARFPDKFVVNIEVAPDLIECLIPPFIIQPLVENAIKHGGFKKIEAKGAVHIEIKKISELLILIKVSDNGIGVELNRIVDLGERVVKSSKDGSGTALFNIKERLTALYSQDVRFNIDSDVGKGTCVSIILPVKT; encoded by the coding sequence ATGTGGGAAATATTATCGCAGATGCTATCAAGAATGAGTATCATCATTACGATTGCTTATTTAATCACTAGACTGCCTATATTTAGAAAAATGATTTCCCAGCGAGTCGGAATAGGTGGTTTATTTGTTTTGATAATAATATTTGGTATGTTTGGAGTCATTGGTAATTATACGGCGCTTGTTGTAGAGCCGGGTAACCAAAAAGTCATATCCAATATATGGAATCCTACACTTCAATCAAACAATGCAGTAGCGGATACAAGAAATATCGGTATCATCATCGGTGGCTTTTTTGGTGGTCCAATAGTTGGCATAGGTGCTTCAGTTATTGCCGGTGCCCATCGTTTGCTGATGGGTGGTTTTATCAGTGGAGCCACTTTCTGGGTATCTATCTTAGGTGGCTGCTTTGCAGGATGGTTTGGATATAAATGGCGCGGAATGGGTCTAATTAAGCCAAGATATATGTTTCTTACCAGCATTATCATTTTAACGATTCAAATTTTAGCTATTCCAGTCTTAACTACCGATCATACTACGGCACTCAAATTAATTGCTTTTACAGGCCCACCCATTATCATCATCAACAGTGTTGGTATATGGATTTGTGCGATGATTTTTTATAATGTAGTAGTAGAAGAGGATAGAACAAGAGCAAGTCAAACGGTCAAAACATTTTCAATTGCTGATCAAACCTTCTCGTTATTCCGATCGGGTCTCAATGAAAACTCAGCTAAAAAAAGTACAAAAATTATTAAAAAATTAACTGCTGTAGAGCATGTAGCGATTACTAGAGGTATTCGTGAATTAGCTTATACTGGAACATTGAATAATCAAAAGAGAAATGAAGAAGAAGACCTTGCATCACGTAAGCTGGCTTTATCAACGGGAAAATCAGTATTAAATGAGCCAAAGTCAAAATGGCTGTTTTCAAAGAAATCAAATAGTAGAGCTTCTGTAGTAGTGCCATTTTGTGTTCAGAATAAAACGATTGGAACCATTACTTTTTATTATGCAAGCTCATTACATATTACTGTCGTTGAAAAAGAACTGATTGAAGGTTTAGGCAAGCTTTTCTCAAATCAATTAGAGCTTGGTGAGATTGAACGTCATAATCAACTATTACAAAACGCAAAAATTGAGGCGTTACAATCGCAAATTCAACCCCATTTTTTATTTAATGCATTAAATACCATTGTAGCTTTATGTAGAATCGATCCAATGCTAGCGCGAGATTTATTGCTACACTTATCTACTTATTTGCGAAATAACTTGTCAGGCATTGCTGATTTTTTGGTACCGGTATACAAGGAAATGGAGAATGTACAAGCTTATTTGGCCATTGAACAAGCTCGTTTTCCAGATAAGTTTGTAGTCAATATAGAAGTAGCTCCTGATTTGATTGAGTGTCTTATTCCTCCATTTATCATTCAGCCTTTGGTCGAGAACGCAATAAAGCACGGTGGATTTAAAAAGATAGAAGCTAAAGGTGCAGTTCATATCGAGATTAAAAAAATATCAGAACTCTTAATTTTGATTAAAGTTTCTGATAATGGGATTGGCGTTGAGCTAAATCGAATAGTAGATCTAGGGGAACGTGTTGTAAAATCCTCTAAAGATGGAAGTGGCACCGCGTTATTCAATATAAAAGAGCGACTTACGGCACTGTACAGCCAAGATGTACGCTTTAATATAGACAGTGATGTTGGCAAAGGGACTTGTGTGTCGATTATATTGCCGGTTAAAACTTAG